Proteins encoded within one genomic window of Haematobia irritans isolate KBUSLIRL chromosome 5, ASM5000362v1, whole genome shotgun sequence:
- the LOC142241484 gene encoding phospholipid scramblase 3, producing MLENDAVRNLQFDSEIRVAQQNRSEPRVFDGPQSITSQPRVSQRIALPISTVEQNARGVQTTYIPLSGYDFLKDIPSIYIEQTFELNDSLTGVSSENRFIVRSVVGDAIYAASEYSTARNRLIWGSARPFQMHLIDKTYQEALLFQKKLALGFMCCQPKSLEVWIPPGNILGRIVQSPTLLVPEFYIEDGATGNPIFCVEGPKNAGFCCFCLPKETYFKIHSGGELRASIDRKWMSGKGQYTTNIYFSDSKLTGKERALILGAAFLLDYMYFQTRF from the exons ATGCTCGAAAACGATGCAGTACGAAATTTACAATTTGATAGTGAAATCCGTGTTGCCCAACAAAATCGTTCGGAACCAAGAG TTTTTGATGGTCCCCAAAGCATAACATCACAACCAAGag TTTCTCAACGCATAGCTTTACCGATTTCCACAGTAGAACAAAATGCTAGAGGTGTACAAACAACATATATTCCATTATCTGGTTATGATTTTTTAAAGGATATCCCTTCAATATATATTgagcaaacatttgaattgaacgATT CCCTTACCGGAGTCTCCTCCGAAAATCGTTTCATTGTTCGCTCTGTTGTGGGCGATGCAATTTATGCAGCTTCTGAATATTCCACAGCAAGAAATCGCTTAATATGGGGCTCTGCACGACCTTTTCAAATGCATTTAATCGATAAGACCTACCAAGAAGCTTTGCTGTTTCAGAAAAAGCTCGCTTTGGGCTTTATGTGTTGTCAACCAAAAAGTCTTGAAGTTTGGATACCACCCGGCAATATCTTGGGACGAATTGTTCAGTCCCCGACATTATTGGTACCCGAATTTTACATTGAAGATGGGGCAACGGGTAATCCTATATTTTGTGTGGAAGGACCAAAAAATGCTGGattctgttgtttttgtttaccGAAAGAGACCTATTTTAAAATTCATTCAGGAGGCGAGTTGAGAGCTTCAATTGATCGAAAATGGATGAGTGGCAAAGGACAATATACAACGAATATATATTTTAGTGATTCCAAATTGACCGGAAAGGAGAGAGCATTAATTTTGGGAGCAGCATTTTTATTG gacTATATGTATTTCCAAACAAGGTTCTAA